TGGCATTCTCCAACTGTGTGGTCATACACTCCCTCCAGCCTCACATAGACCATTTACAATAGGCAATATGACATGATATGACAATGCAGTTCCTAAAACCATACCTGGTGATTCCAGTGATGGTTCATCAGCCCTTTGGTTCTTGGCAGACAACAACAAGCGCTTCAGCAAGGGTGTGGAAGTCAGCATTTCTGCCTGTTGGATGACCTTTGCTTTGAAGGAGGTTGGCCACTTTTCCAGTAGTTTGGATGGAGTTTCTGACCCAAAGAGGAGACTGAAGTCTTGGAGAATCTAAAACACATATACAGCACAAACGCAAGAACCACCATCAGGTTTTCAATGTACTACTAATGCCAATTTCACAGATTTAGATCATCTCCATTTAACTGAAGGTTGCTTAAAACATCTATCAAAATAACATTCATAATAAGCAAAAGTAGGAGTAATAAAATATTACCAATCCTTTAGTGTCCAGCAGGCGCGGGAATACTGAAAGGACAGTGGAGGATCTGTCAGGATCGTGGACAAGGCGCTGTCTATATTCCAGTGTGTCTCTCATCTTCTTCATGATGACTTCTCTGTCGTTTGTATGATTCATCACAGATATGAGCTCTTGAAATCTCTGCTCATCTGGATGATCATCACAGTGGCCTATCTCTCTCCTTAGCATGGGGCCTCCATTCTCTTCTATTCTGGAATCCTTGGACCTCACAGGAAGTCGCGTTGCTCTCTGAACGGACTTCAGTCGCCACGCTAGAAACCCACCGCCTTTCTGCCCGTCATAAAAATGCTCCTGACCGAAAAAAACAAAATTGACAATTTACCCATTGACAAACATTCACATAACCAATGGCGGCAGCTGCCATGCAAGGTGCAGGCCTGCTCATTGGGAGCAATTCGGGGTTCAGTGTCTTGCCTAAGGACACTTTGACATGTGGACAGGAGGAGATGGGATTTGAACCATCAACCCTGCAGTCATTGGACTATGCGCTACCtcctgagccacagccgcccaAATGAATTAAACTACCCTACAGTATGTATACAACTACAGGAATTCTTAAATGCAGTAGCATGTTATATAAATCCCACAGCATTCAAGGAACCATGTAAGCCAGGGGTGTCAATctcaatttcatcgtgggccacatcagcattatggttgcactcaaagggcaggttgtaactttaagactatataaaatgatgtattatatattacattattgcctctgcattggattattatcagatagggtaataacttcagaaTTAACGTCTGAATGTAGAAGTtaaggcaaataattgcaaatcTCTTcaatgagaatgtcacaaaataattttaaaagaaaaagcaaattctggaaaaaaagtgacattaaaaaaaaaggaggtgaaataaaaaaagaaacatttaaaaaaaaaaagtcaaactctgaaaaaaaagtcaaatttgagatgcattatgggacatgtagtttatgggcaacgtgcttctgtaaatcatcatgtaaccatatgttacgtgccgtagtgtgttacccctagatctaccagggaacgtaacaccatataataaacatatcattctttgcaagctctttgctggggccacagaaaatgaagtcacgggccggatttggccaccTGAGCCTTGAGTTTGATACCCCTGATGTAAGCCATCTAAAACAGTCTACTTTGATCATAATCAAGAATAACTCACATAGCCTGTCTTCCCATGTGGATCTTGGAGCGAGGGAAACAGGATAACAATCCCCAGTGCATACTTCTCTTTGGTCAGTCGCTGAGGGATTCTCCTGTAGAGCAAAAACAGTCATTTTCAACATTTAATTCATTTAAGTCTAAGAGACTCAGTTTAAGAACATATAAACTTAATGAACTCAATTTATGTAGAAATACAATTGCACCAACTTCATCCACACTTAGCCTATGACATACATGACACTTTCATGCAAAGCTATAACAAATTAGAATCTTACCCCTCACTCTGCACCTAGAATGTTCACCATCACTTTTCTTGTGGCAGGACTAATTGTTCCTTTTTCCTCATACTCCTTCAGCACATCACTTCCTCCTGGTTTGGTCAGCAGAACCTGTTTTATCAgcttaaaacaaaacacaacaaaaatgaCACCCGTTAAGTAAgcagtagggatgctccgatcgccaatttcggggccgatcgccggaatcagtatccgccggaatcagtatcggccgataccgatccgatcgagtgggccctaaatggaagatttaaacattactttaaatcttccatttaaagtgatgtttaaacccagttaatggggctcattcactggagcttccacaaacaacaatcaacttaattattacattcaaatgatgtacattattcaagtttacattcactttggataataacacgggagaaatgagcggaagcgctctcttttcctctctccctccccctctctctctctctctttcctgacagcctgtcagtatctcatgcagccagtgttgggaaagttcactttctacatgaactagttcagttcacagttcacacattttaaaatgaactagttcagttcatagttcataattcaaaatgttgaactaaagttcatggtttcaaaaatgaactaatttatagttcatcgttcttttttcaatacgttgctgcgagctatcatttgtctcctgtacgatgttaatgggccatttcaatgtttacaatatcctcagagggccgtacaagttattgacctctgcttaaaaaaactaaaatcacagcccattcatttcattctgtgcaaagaaaaagcaacctcttaatccagatatctcaccatgactcgcgtatgcatgcacgtgcagggtgtggcgtgaccacaaaaacagaaagataatttatggacacaagatgtgtgcaaatgtatttagtttcctatccatgtgaacatgatttaagtgggggggggacctaacctcctctaggggggtccggggggcatgctcccctgggaagatttgttgcactttgagagcaacattaggagatctatggacacatctctcaacacccaaacacaactgtaagcagattttcttttaatttatggatatttgacaaatcactcccctttcaaactgtattcttctttattaataactgtcatatagtattttatatctgtttactttattctcttattttttttataactataatgatcatataaagatgggcctttacctcactggttgtagacaaagcttcttatattcgttagcatagctagctaaccagatgctaatgataacaacaaagttattgactgtatgacagatgagcagatcgccactgggctttcaactaaagacacagacacgcagaaactgcggcatgtgtatggacttatcggtactgcaatttctgaagtgctggagtggcgttctggtgctctccgtcagaactgcacccctgtcagtcgagatatataccacgtgatgacacgttaggctcgtgttgtgttcaaggaccctgaccttggccaggaaaaacaggcactcgcttgtttcatttttttattttttgcgtgtgtttataaattacctcgagggccgtaccaaattgtctcgcgggccgtatacggccggaggccggaggtttcccacccctgccctagagtctcactctgagcgagtgctgctgcagagctctgctctcggcttcgtccatactaattcattcattcattcaatgctcgccggttccgcggttccacattgtttgttgtgaggagtctgatatatttagtatatttatattttagtgcgacagccaggggtgacaggcgcgtacgtgtcacaggcagcttgctgttgccagattgggtggttttccgcattattttgaagcctgtttacggtgtgttttaactgggttttcggctgaaaggcatatgaaatctggcacacttttgaacgccgttataatacagtgctgagaatgaacgcacttttgaacgccgttatacagcgctgagaatgaacgcgttctcaattacgttcatctagcggaaatacagtacgttcagttcacgttcgcccaaaatatgaacgcgttcatgaacgatcgttcattgaacgcgttcaggtacatcactgcatgcagctcactgatccagtaatgagtgacccgacggtgaagaataaatatatttataataactagtttagcttgttccagaggtagataaaatagctaagtgtgttaggtctaactcttgtgtgtttcgctccgctcaccggtccggcgggcggagctgcagggtttctgcttcacacacacgttgcataccgctattttactgtctttttcggacaccttaaaataatgccagaccggtgaagccattttggcgagcttgttttgccgcacacagagaaaagtgtcatgtatttcacgtcatgcgatcggctctcacgatcggcatgtttagagagcaccgatcgatcagtagagagtgagtatcggccgatatcgatcggtgaccgatcgatcggagcatccctagtaagCAGTATAGGTTTATGAGCAATCTACTGGTACAGACACACGGATGGACAGACGTCactaaaatgtaaaacaatgGTGTACATGACATATTGAATATGCACTCACATTTTTGGCTTGTGGACCCTGCAAAGCCTCCTCCTCTTTTCTGAAGCGTTTCAGAGTGCCACTGTAGAAATCGTTTTCACTGCTGCTTTTCGAAGTGACTGAAATAGTATCTGTGCCTGAAGCGGGGGATGAGGATGGCTCTGGAAAATAATGTCATCACACAAGAGATATTAAATATGAATATTGAAATTATATGGTCTTTTTGTCATGTCTTTATGTAATCTACTGGTGAAGTGTTCTCAAAAATACAACAAACCCACTGAAAACCTCCATTGCAAGTATGAGTCCCAAGTCCTTGTCCACAAGAGCGCACTCTACTTGGGACCAATACTTAAGACAGcaatggtgttttttagtctagCAAAAGCTTAAGAACAAGGCTTTCAACAAGAACCCCAAGTAAGTACAAAATTATGTATTTTCACCAAATCAGTGGAGTATGCACATTTGATTCCTATAAACAATACTTTAccttttaaaggaatggtccactcattagataattattccaaacttcagtatttagtgaaacattatgtttaaatcataccctgcgatattccccggtaaataatgattttatagctcttttttatcaagacctgtatattccgtctggccgccgccattttcagtagtcacgtgatggtcgtgacgtcatccatgcgttcactttgtcaacacacggaaacatggcggagtatttgagttcggactcgtcagcagaggaagaagttttgaccaatgtgaagagattggatgggggaattcagccatacatatcagtatgacaatacgacaccctctgtccttagaccctcacatcgtacaaggaaaaacttccgaagaaaacccacagtttaaagggaacatgggagaaacctcagggagagcaacagaggagggatctttctctcaggacggacagacgtgcaatagatgccgtgtgtaaattgaaaagataatacatttgcaacataggtagtccaaatgtttggaaatgcatgtgtgtataataggaagatgatataagatactatatgtatgcatgtagtaccacccttgctagtgattccctctctagtttagcatactcagcttcagCAAGGCAGACAGAATTGCAGACACAGGTGTCACATGAactttaaatgttctggaaagttcctaatacagctttagccttttttatctcatgaagtccctaagtgacacacactgaacagtctGGTGGGTTATGGTCCTTGTCATTTGCTTTTGTGTTCCcataacaacatgtccaagatgtCCATGTGCCAGGCGACAGAACTAGCTACATTTGGAAAggttttttgttgctaaagttaacattcaagccatttaagaataaaaatgcttacatgacatgtcatttgttaaacattaagctgtcttgggctcttttctgattctgattacatATAACCTGTTATAGAAACATTTATTGATGAAATTGATATGAAACTAATGCCATAAATATGGCTGTGACACTGATGTCACATCGGGACATTAACCctaaacattcacagtaaacCCGGAGTGACATATATGcacaattacaaatatgattatgatctgcttagttaatttagctgattcaattatatttagttatacatacatattctttattattcaattcaaagtatgttcaaacacatgtaaaccaaaaaaatcatcctcattaatgaagttataaataagagttactttaccattaaagcccaatgtgacatatatgtcacatttcagatatttgaCACTGGGGGGGGTTACTTGTCAGAAATGTGTTCTAGGTGGTCTATTTAGTCTAAATGACGTTCCCCTTAATTTCcccaaaagtagaaatgggtcCGGGTTCTTATGGGTTAAACGTATAAGCTTAAAGGCATAATATAACTACTGTATTATATGTATTCAACTTGTGCCCTGCTGGACTTACTTTTCTGTGGTTGACTGTTACTGTGACATATCAGTATAGCCACGGaagatagtttgtttgtttcattcccatgcatcaaggttattttcatgtatataattgtttttcctgcacagtgtagagtcttgttgtgatgagagggatacaggtatttcataaaaaaaacgtgctccctggagaatagctacagcattgatatcacaatttaatcggagctgatcacaacttgtcatgagtgatccagtcatctcgatgtgttttacttttaggctgtctgaaggtatggaccgctatcagagctactatacatcacattaagaacgatgtacaaatgaaagtcggacacaaatatataatttaaatgatttattcaagtttgcaatattttgaataggcatccacacagtcacctactttgtaatgttcgatacctccctgtaagcgtcacgatatccacctctcacccacaacctcacatacgagtactgaatgtgcatcaaagtgatcttaggaaggcagatatagcaaaagatgaacataaacgacaaacgaggcgatcgacatggtaagtcaacaatgggtcctcaatgtacacgccccggattcctatgacgaaaataatagaatgtcgccagttgtcatgactcaaattatactgcaacaccggccacatttcgctagccactgcctccgaatgtacttcttacgcttaccttttggcaacagatggaaccgagcattccgtggattgttcctatcagaattgtggcaatatttcgcgatacagtgaggcatatttgaagagagaaactacagtaaataacatggagatcaacgtgtcttcgaaaaccaaacgcatggtttacgtcacgtccggaaaatggcggcgcccacagtgttgatgttatttcggtatataatcagtttaaaatcactgataatgtcatcggattaaaaaaaaaaaaaagaagcctggcagagactggtctgttttatcggatgataattatttaaaaatgagtgtcatgagcataccattcctttaagataGTATTGTTTATAGCAATGAAATGTGTGGTGTGCTTGACACTTGCATGGGGATAATTAGCATACAATACAATTGAGAAATGTAAAATCGACCCTTTTCTCAGCAGCCATGTTGACATGCAGCGTAAACAGAGATGTAATTTAGGATGTAGGCAGGCCAGGGCCCTGAtaatatgctgtctcactggaATGGCTGTGACACACTAAATAGATCGGGCCAAAATTAATTTGATCTATTACACCTGTGTTTACCCTGCTATGACGTCAACATAGCTGCTGAGGAAAGGGTTTATTGTCGTCACTCACCACCACTGTCATTCAGTTCATCTTTGATGACAAAGCATATTCCACTGGTAGTGAGTAGATCTGGAAATGCGTAGTCGTCCACTTCTGTGCCAGTCTCATTCTCCACTGATAAGATGCTGTCCACATGGATGGAAAACCTCTATTTCACTAAAAGGATTGAAGACCAAATATAAGCAGAagctacacacgcacacacaagggggggggggactgcctcaacagtgcatcatgTCCATCTAATGTAACAGTAGGTTAATGAGGGTGGATCGCAaaattcccctctgtgggactaataaaggtattccgaTTCTGAAGTGGTTTACTTGCCTTCAGTGATGAAGATGTCAAAACAAGCTTCTGGAATTTTGATGTACTTCTTTTGGTTTCGGTATTGCACTTTGACTATCATCTTCAGCTGAAGAGAAGAGCAAGAGCCCTATATGGGTAAAATGGAGAAACACAACATTTGTTATTCCACAAGTTATTATGATGCATCACAACTTCCCCTTCTTAAGCAAGCAAATACTCCAATTGTGTAAGGGTGGCATAATATAAATTGGAACTGTCTTTAGATAAAGAAATTCTACTTTATGCCCcgttcttttatttttgtatctttaaGCTGAGAGGCTTCTATCTGTGCATGACAAACGTTTGGGACCAAATTAAGCACAGTGTTGGTGtgttgcaacccagtctcacggcatttcgtgttatagtaaaAAAAGACacgatttccccatttttttcgcGACACACAGAACgactttaaaagcaatgtaaataataacaaattagaaggaaaaagagattttaaaaacaaatacagatttcagtattctgacacagaacaatATTTAGAAGCAATGCATTTGTATTGGtaatatgtttcgtgcctgcgccAAATTACAAGGAAAAGAAgatgacaaaaaatacagatttcagtattctgagccatttattttcctccgaCATTAtaccatttaaaataaaagggttaggctaagggtaagatattgagtaagaacatgtttttatgaaccacacagcttctggtcttccaagaaaagaaaaatcgttctgtgtgccACAAAACAAATGCGAAAATCGTGTttgtgaacacaaatcaatagattaaatgtatgccgtgagactgggttgcaaatATTCTTAGCAAGATAGTTAACATTATTAGCTACCACAAACAACTACAATTATTTTCAAGGGAAATTAACCAATGTTAGCTAACTGgggaacaaattaaatgtaaCGTTATCTCTAGATAACTCACTGCATGCAGTCTGTTGTCGAGGCCACACAAGATGGCTGCTTCCGCACGGAGCAGAAGAACACGTGCTAGAAAGGAAAAGGAGCCAATTAGCCAACAACTTTattactgcggtcaagccagcctccacttgggaaaacacagtcaagccagcccgcacgtgatattggggtgcgcgaatattagGAGCATTATAAACAATATCTGCCTCCCTTGTTTTAATACTgtgtttgggtcctaccttaccattttattttgaaactatatatcagaatgtcctgattttttctgggtgagggtgtccttctatcaccctgcattgagatgagtctttgatcagggagagatttcgttttattcttatctaaacacggggctgatagctcatatatgggatttcgaaggtcttttattttgaaactccacatcagaatgtcctgattttttctgggtgagtagatggggtgtccttctatcaccctgcagtgagatgagtcttggatcagggagagatttcgttttattctgatctaaacacagggctgatggctcatatatgggatttcaaaggtcttttatttttaaactccacatcagaatgtcctgattttttctgggtgagtagatggggtgtccttctatcactctgcagtgagatgagtcttggatcagggagagatttcgttttattctgatctaaacacagggctgatggctcatatatgggatttcaaaggtcttttattttgaaactccacatcagaatgtcctgattttttctgggtgagtagatggggtgtccttctatcactctgcagtgagatgagtcttggatcagggagagatttcgttttattctgatctaaacacagggctgatggctcatatatgggatttcaaaggtcttttattttgaaactccacatcagaatgtcctgattttttctgggtgagtagatggggtgtccttctatcactctgcagtgagatgagtcttggatcagggagatattttgttttattctgatctaaacacagggctgatggctcatatatgggatttcaaaggtcttttattttgaaactccacatcagaatgtcctgatttgttctgggtgagtagatggggtgtcctatcactctgcagtgagatgagtcttggatcagggagagatttcgttttattcttatctaaacacagggctgatggctcatatatgggatttcaaaggtcttttatttttaaactccacatcagaatgtcctgattttttctgggtgagtagatggggtgtccttctatcactctgcagtgagatgagtcttggatcagggagagatttcgttttattctgatctaaacacagggctgatggctcatatatgggatttcaaaggtcttttattttgaaactccacatcagaatgtcctgatttgttctgggtgagtagatggggtgtcctatcactctgcagtgagatgagtcttggatcagggagagatttcgttttattctgatctaaacacagggctgatggctcatatatgggatttcaaaggtcttttattttgaaactccacatcagaatgtcctgattttttctgggtgagtagatggggtgtcctatcactctgcagtgagatgagtcttggatcagggagagatttcgttttattcggatctaaacacagggctgatggctcatatatgggatttcaaaggtcttttattttgaaactccacatcagaatgtcctgatttgttctgggtgagtagatggggtgtcctatcactctgcagtgagatgagtcttggatcagggagagatttcgttttattcttatctaaacacagggctgatggctcatatatgggatttcaaaggtcttttatttttaaactccacatcagaatgtcctgattttttctgggtgagtagatggggtgtccttctatcactctgcagtgagatgagtcttggatcagggagagatttcgttttattctgatctaaacacagggctgatggctcatatatgggatttcaaaggtcttttattttgaaactccacatcagaatgtcctgatttgttctgggtgagtagatggggtgtcctatcactctgcagtgagatgagtcttggatcagggagagatttcgttttattctgatctaaacacagggctgatggctcatatatgggatttcaaaggtcttttattttgaaactccacatcagaatgtcctgatttgttctgggtgagtagatggggtgtcctatcactctgcagtgagatgagtcttggatcagggagagatttcgttttattcttatctaaacacagggctgatagctcatatatgggatttcaaaggtcttttattttgaaactccacatcagaatgtcctgattttttctgggtgagtagatggggtgtcctatcaccctgcagtgagatgagtcttggatcagggagagatttcgttttattcttatctaaacacagggctgatagctcatatatgggatttcaaaggtcttttattttgaaactccacatcagaatgtcctgattttttctgggtgagtagatggggtgtccttctatcaccctgcagtgagatgagtcttggatcagggagagatttcgttttattcttatctaaacacagggctgatagctcatatatgggatttcaaaggtcttttattttgaaactctacatcagaatgtcctgattttttctggctgagtagatggggtgtccttctatcaccctgcaatgagatgagtcttggatcagggagagatttcgttttattcttatctaaacacagggctgatagctcatatatgggatttcaaaggtcttttattttgaaactccacatcagaatgtcctgattttttctggatgagtagatggggtgtcctatcACCCTGcggtgagatgagtcttggatcagggagagatttcgttttattcttatctaaacacagggctgatggctcatatatgagatttcaaaggtcttttattttgaaactccacatcagaatgtcctgattttttctgggtgagtagatggggtgtccttctatcaccctgcggtgagatgagt
This genomic stretch from Pseudochaenichthys georgianus chromosome 18, fPseGeo1.2, whole genome shotgun sequence harbors:
- the LOC117463389 gene encoding uncharacterized protein; its protein translation is MRKVFGPVSVGPDAAGGLLNLSQGNGSIVDYAIEFRTRSRLSNWNSAAQCDAYLHSRKRLQQFLGFANFYRRFIPGYSTLAAPLTALTSSKVMFQWSSSAEEAFQNLKARFTSAPILRVPDPLIKQVLLTKPGGSDVLKEYEEKGTISPATRKVMVNILGAERIPQRLTKEKYALGIVILFPSLQDPHGKTGYEHFYDGQKGGGFLAWRLKSVQRATRLPVRSKDSRIEENGGPMLRREIGHCDDHPDEQRFQELISVMNHTNDREVIMKKMRDTLEYRQRLVHDPDRSSTVLSVFPRLLDTKGLILQDFSLLFGSETPSKLLEKWPTSFKAKVIQQAEMLTSTPLLKRLLLSAKNQRADEPSLESPEWDSDMASILLLLHLLSPQPAGRKKTHQCSSGH